The Streptomyces sp. HSG2 genome has a segment encoding these proteins:
- a CDS encoding acyl-CoA dehydrogenase family protein, with product MDTTTMFDPDLLSLPLYDDEHRRFAHRFGTWCEEYRHLWETTRRTPPHDAGRRLVELLGTDGWLAGLDPDAGAPDVPTDLRALCLGREALAYTEDLADFAYSIQSLSATPLIRFGDAEQRRRYLPAMAKGLLIGAFAVSERGAGSEMAAVALSARPDGGDYVLDGAKAWIAHATVADLFVVVARTGEGPGPLGLTAFLVPADTPGLRVEPLEAIAPRSFGHLVLESCRLPRASVLGGPGRGYVVAMDLLARFRMTVAAAALGFARRAADTALAHTRNRRAYGGTLFDLQLVKASLADMAVRIDASALLTARAAWECDRGNRGYPRYSDIAKVHATEAAQETVDAAVQLFGAAGVVRDNLPERLYRQIRSLRVYEGSTDVLRLAVADSLDFRRAELAAGRLAGEVHR from the coding sequence GTGGACACGACCACGATGTTCGACCCCGACCTGCTGTCCCTTCCTCTCTACGACGACGAACACCGACGTTTCGCCCATCGGTTCGGCACCTGGTGCGAGGAGTACCGGCACCTCTGGGAGACCACGCGTCGCACTCCCCCGCACGACGCCGGAAGGCGGCTGGTGGAACTGCTCGGCACGGACGGCTGGCTCGCCGGGCTCGACCCCGACGCCGGCGCCCCGGACGTCCCCACCGACCTGCGCGCCCTCTGCCTGGGCCGGGAGGCGCTCGCCTACACCGAGGACCTGGCGGACTTCGCGTACTCCATCCAGTCCCTCTCGGCGACACCACTGATCCGCTTCGGCGACGCGGAGCAACGACGGCGCTACCTGCCTGCCATGGCCAAGGGCTTGCTGATCGGGGCGTTCGCGGTATCGGAACGGGGGGCCGGTTCGGAGATGGCCGCGGTCGCGCTGAGCGCTCGCCCGGACGGCGGCGACTACGTCCTGGACGGCGCCAAGGCGTGGATCGCCCACGCCACCGTCGCCGACCTCTTCGTCGTCGTCGCCCGGACCGGCGAGGGGCCGGGGCCCCTCGGCCTGACGGCGTTCCTGGTGCCCGCCGACACCCCGGGCCTGCGGGTGGAGCCACTGGAGGCCATCGCCCCGCGTTCGTTCGGCCATCTGGTGCTGGAGAGCTGTCGACTGCCACGCGCGTCGGTGCTCGGAGGCCCCGGCCGGGGTTACGTCGTCGCCATGGACCTGCTCGCACGCTTCAGGATGACGGTCGCCGCCGCCGCGCTCGGTTTCGCCCGGCGCGCCGCCGACACCGCTCTCGCGCACACCAGGAACCGCCGTGCCTACGGCGGAACCCTCTTCGACCTCCAGTTGGTGAAGGCGTCGCTGGCCGACATGGCGGTGCGCATCGACGCCTCGGCACTGCTGACGGCCAGGGCGGCCTGGGAATGCGACCGAGGCAACCGCGGCTACCCCCGGTACTCCGACATCGCCAAAGTGCACGCCACGGAGGCGGCCCAGGAGACCGTCGACGCAGCCGTCCAATTGTTCGGGGCGGCCGGTGTGGTGCGCGACAACCTCCCCGAGCGGCTCTACCGGCAGATCCGCTCGCTGCGCGTCTACGAGGGCTCCACCGACGTGCTCCGGCTCGCCGTCGCGGACTCCCTCGACTTCCGTCGCGCCGAACTCGCCGCCGGACGGCTCGCCGGGGAGGTGCACCGGTGA
- a CDS encoding acyl carrier protein encodes MPPELETTAREQFSAVLTYPVEPTALDLDADMVGRYALTSLNKVLFLTELCERAKVDLGHFTEDDLAGMRTLRDVVDALARHADADAVGH; translated from the coding sequence ATGCCCCCTGAGCTGGAGACCACCGCCCGTGAGCAGTTCTCCGCCGTACTGACGTACCCGGTGGAGCCCACCGCGCTCGACCTCGACGCCGACATGGTCGGGCGGTACGCGCTGACCTCCCTCAACAAGGTTTTGTTCCTCACGGAGTTGTGTGAACGGGCCAAGGTCGATCTGGGCCACTTCACCGAGGACGACCTGGCCGGGATGCGCACGCTGCGGGACGTCGTCGACGCCCTCGCCCGACACGCGGACGCGGACGCGGTGGGACACTGA
- a CDS encoding FAD-dependent oxidoreductase produces the protein MTPAESRGTVVVGAGILGCLIARESLALDPGARVTIVDRDLVSGGASRRSAGLHFPRGATAEVRELAAESQRYWARLAATRPGLPIHPLGMTVVAPGAREERLRREYLPEARLRPARSLPDGITLPPGASAWTGDGCHYADVPALTRALAARLRPRAEFLEGVAVTKIESGSDGVRLALGTGAVLAAERVVLAPGPWIAAEAWRHLVEPLGARVKKVVALHIEDPPTTEDAVVVFQEEDAFLLPYRERGHWLFSYTCPEWDVDPDTVDPGLTPTHLAQARALLRRYAPGRADRCASGRVFCDAYAPEGAPMVRAVTDDGRVVFAGAASGSGYRLGPAVARRAVRLLHAHRSSGTNRKDEK, from the coding sequence GTGACGCCCGCCGAGTCGCGGGGGACGGTGGTGGTGGGGGCCGGCATCCTGGGCTGTCTGATCGCGCGGGAGTCGCTGGCCCTGGACCCCGGAGCCCGGGTGACGATCGTCGACCGGGACCTGGTGTCCGGGGGCGCGAGTCGTCGGTCGGCCGGGTTGCACTTCCCGCGTGGAGCGACCGCCGAGGTGCGGGAGTTGGCCGCGGAGAGCCAACGGTACTGGGCGCGGCTGGCCGCGACGCGACCCGGTCTGCCGATCCACCCGCTCGGCATGACGGTCGTGGCACCCGGTGCCCGAGAGGAGAGGCTCCGACGGGAGTACCTCCCGGAGGCCCGTCTACGGCCCGCCCGTTCGCTCCCGGACGGCATCACCCTGCCACCGGGCGCGTCCGCGTGGACCGGCGACGGTTGCCACTACGCAGACGTCCCCGCCCTGACCCGGGCGCTCGCCGCCCGGCTCCGACCGCGTGCGGAGTTCCTGGAGGGCGTCGCGGTGACGAAGATCGAGTCCGGTTCGGACGGGGTCCGATTGGCGCTGGGCACGGGCGCGGTGCTCGCCGCGGAGCGAGTGGTCCTGGCGCCGGGCCCCTGGATCGCCGCCGAGGCGTGGCGGCATCTGGTGGAGCCGCTGGGGGCACGGGTGAAGAAGGTGGTGGCCCTGCACATCGAGGACCCGCCCACCACGGAGGACGCAGTCGTGGTCTTCCAGGAGGAGGACGCCTTCCTGCTCCCGTATCGGGAGCGAGGGCACTGGTTGTTCAGCTACACCTGCCCGGAGTGGGACGTGGACCCCGACACCGTCGACCCCGGGCTCACCCCGACGCACCTGGCGCAGGCCCGCGCGCTGCTGCGACGGTACGCGCCCGGCCGGGCCGATCGCTGTGCGTCGGGCCGGGTCTTCTGCGACGCCTACGCGCCCGAGGGCGCCCCGATGGTGCGGGCCGTCACCGACGACGGACGAGTCGTGTTCGCGGGCGCGGCGAGCGGCTCGGGGTACCGGCTCGGCCCGGCGGTGGCGCGGCGGGCCGTCCGCCTGCTCCACGCGCACCGCTCGTCGGGCACGAATCGGAAGGACGAGAAATGA
- a CDS encoding AMP-binding protein, which translates to MTRETLGRIVSTAPTAGRASFAGLQGTRTLELAELHRQSGRVARWLWSLGVRAGDRIGILAANGPEWVLLDLAALRLKAETAGLEPGKFLPNSALLARYGLTLLFTDRPSDAPGVVPLTDVAEAAGRSDLDDVPEPPPVEWGPLDVTTIKFTSGSTGEPKGLGATAGSIDSSLKAVQEIFEHGPGDDLFVFLPLSLLQQRYWIYSALLHGHDVTVSTYEAAFAALRRTRPTVVMGVPAFYETARRRIEAGRRAAPTLEEAARGVFGDRIRYLWTGSAPAAPSTLRFFEDAGLPIFEGYGLNETCIVAKNHPKAHREGSVGRVLRGKEVLIDDEGVVHVRSEHPVNVAYAFSPPGASEKVFASDGTVRTGDLGHLDEDGYLFIRGRADDVIVLDNGKKIVVRPIEERLKADPAIAECVLFCPGQTELVAVVSPARLPADREAVAARLALANAALSPDERISRVVLADEPFGIANGLLTSQYKPKRRDILAAHHTAVHDPEEGIHAP; encoded by the coding sequence ATGACACGGGAGACCCTCGGCCGGATCGTCTCCACCGCCCCGACCGCGGGACGCGCCTCCTTCGCGGGCCTCCAGGGCACCAGGACCCTCGAACTGGCCGAGCTCCACCGGCAATCGGGGCGGGTGGCGCGCTGGCTGTGGAGTCTGGGCGTGCGGGCCGGCGACCGGATCGGCATCCTCGCCGCCAACGGCCCCGAGTGGGTGCTGTTGGACCTCGCGGCACTACGTCTGAAGGCGGAGACCGCCGGCCTGGAACCGGGCAAGTTCCTGCCCAACTCCGCGCTGCTGGCCCGGTACGGGCTGACCCTGCTGTTCACCGACCGCCCCTCGGACGCCCCTGGCGTGGTGCCGCTGACCGACGTGGCGGAAGCGGCCGGGCGGAGCGATCTGGACGACGTGCCGGAGCCGCCGCCGGTGGAATGGGGTCCACTGGACGTGACGACGATCAAGTTCACCTCGGGCAGCACCGGCGAGCCCAAGGGACTGGGTGCCACCGCGGGCAGCATCGACAGCTCGCTCAAGGCGGTTCAGGAGATCTTCGAGCACGGGCCGGGTGACGACCTGTTCGTCTTCCTCCCCCTCTCCCTGCTCCAGCAGCGCTACTGGATCTACTCGGCGCTGCTGCACGGCCACGACGTCACGGTGAGCACCTACGAGGCGGCCTTCGCGGCGTTGCGCAGGACCCGACCGACCGTGGTGATGGGGGTACCCGCCTTCTACGAGACCGCCCGGCGCAGGATCGAGGCCGGCCGGCGGGCCGCACCGACCCTGGAGGAGGCCGCGCGAGGAGTGTTCGGCGACCGGATCCGCTACCTGTGGACCGGTTCGGCTCCCGCCGCCCCCTCGACACTGAGGTTCTTCGAGGACGCCGGTCTCCCGATCTTCGAGGGCTACGGACTCAACGAGACCTGCATCGTGGCCAAGAACCACCCGAAGGCCCACCGCGAGGGCAGTGTGGGCCGGGTGCTGCGCGGCAAGGAGGTGCTGATCGACGACGAAGGCGTCGTCCACGTCCGCAGCGAGCATCCCGTCAACGTCGCCTACGCCTTCTCACCGCCAGGCGCCTCCGAGAAGGTCTTCGCCTCGGACGGCACGGTTCGCACCGGTGACCTCGGCCACCTCGACGAGGACGGCTATCTGTTCATCCGGGGCCGGGCCGACGACGTGATCGTGCTCGACAACGGCAAGAAGATCGTCGTCCGACCCATCGAGGAGCGGCTGAAGGCCGATCCCGCGATCGCCGAATGCGTACTGTTCTGCCCCGGCCAGACCGAACTGGTCGCCGTGGTCTCGCCGGCGCGGCTTCCCGCCGACCGGGAGGCGGTCGCGGCGCGGCTCGCCCTCGCCAACGCCGCCCTCTCGCCCGACGAGCGGATCAGCCGGGTGGTCCTCGCCGACGAGCCGTTCGGCATCGCCAACGGACTGCTCACCTCTCAGTACAAGCCGAAGCGGCGGGACATCCTCGCCGCCCACCACACCGCCGTCCACGACCCCGAGGAGGGAATCCATGCCCCCTGA
- a CDS encoding class I tRNA ligase family protein, translating to MIISTYDPRILEPAFGIHMSEVEGLGTGAGWGRVLPGGASTSHQHDETEFFVVVAGRGEFVVDGRRHPARPGTLALFEPFESHVLKNTGDTDLVFLTQYWRDPERAMRSAGEPERTGFGERPVFVFSTPPTPNGDLHLGHLSGPYLGADAFVRFQRLNGTEAWHLTGSDDYQSYVVGAARREGREPAETAARHSEEIRDTLALMDIVPDQYTVTGAEEGYRRGLRDFFSRVVASGLAPVTEREALFDGVDGGYLHEVDVRGGCPGCGSGTSGNICEECGEPNTVVDLVDPRSARSEALPRRAPLARRELPLHRFREEVAAHHDLGRVPARLRELSDRLFSRASLDIPLTHPAEWGVPPAETDLDGQVIWVWPEMSYGFLHGIEVLGTRLHRGWKAAAPDGEWKIVHFFGYDNSFYHSVLYPVLYGLAHPDWTPDIDYHVNEFYLLEGEKFSTSRRHAIWGKEILGEDTVDAVRYFLGRTRPEGERTDFRRAEFTAALEDTLIGTWQRWLNDLGTRIADHHGGVAPDAGIWKPEHWAFLARLGTDLETVTGALRADGFSLRDAAAALERLVEDAVRFSRRESPTTTNPDRRDEARTAVALELAAARLLADVATPLMPRFAGRLAATLDVPEPTAWPRTVELVPPGSAITLADAVFFTPVPAPRDTRRPDAAGKHGAEGKERTQATPTGRSGSDPVAGVTR from the coding sequence ATGATCATCAGTACATACGATCCGCGGATCCTGGAGCCCGCCTTCGGCATCCACATGAGCGAGGTGGAGGGGCTCGGCACAGGCGCCGGCTGGGGGCGAGTCCTACCGGGCGGCGCGTCGACCTCGCACCAACACGACGAGACCGAGTTCTTCGTCGTCGTCGCCGGGCGGGGCGAATTCGTCGTGGACGGCCGACGCCACCCGGCCCGGCCCGGCACACTGGCCCTGTTCGAACCGTTCGAGTCGCATGTGCTGAAGAACACCGGCGACACCGACCTGGTCTTCCTTACGCAGTACTGGCGCGATCCGGAGCGGGCCATGAGGTCCGCCGGCGAACCGGAGCGGACGGGGTTCGGCGAACGCCCGGTCTTCGTCTTCTCCACCCCTCCCACACCCAACGGCGACCTGCACCTGGGCCACCTGTCCGGCCCCTATCTGGGAGCCGACGCCTTCGTCCGCTTCCAGCGGCTGAACGGCACCGAGGCCTGGCATCTGACAGGCAGCGACGACTACCAGAGCTACGTCGTGGGCGCGGCCCGCCGGGAGGGTCGCGAACCGGCCGAGACCGCCGCGCGGCACAGCGAGGAGATCCGCGACACGCTGGCCCTGATGGACATCGTCCCGGACCAGTACACGGTCACCGGCGCGGAAGAGGGCTACCGGCGGGGGCTGCGGGACTTCTTCTCCCGGGTGGTCGCCTCCGGGCTGGCACCGGTCACCGAACGCGAGGCCCTCTTCGACGGCGTCGACGGCGGATACCTCCACGAAGTGGACGTCCGCGGCGGCTGCCCGGGCTGCGGCTCGGGGACGAGCGGCAACATCTGCGAGGAATGCGGCGAGCCCAACACGGTGGTGGACCTCGTCGACCCCCGCTCCGCCCGCTCCGAAGCCCTGCCGCGCCGCGCGCCGCTGGCCCGCAGGGAACTGCCCCTGCACCGATTCCGCGAGGAGGTGGCAGCCCACCACGACCTCGGCCGGGTCCCCGCCCGACTGCGGGAGCTGAGCGACCGGCTGTTCTCCCGCGCCTCGCTGGACATCCCCCTGACGCACCCCGCGGAATGGGGCGTGCCCCCGGCGGAGACCGATCTGGACGGGCAGGTGATCTGGGTCTGGCCCGAGATGTCGTACGGCTTCCTGCACGGGATCGAGGTCCTGGGCACCCGGCTGCACCGGGGGTGGAAGGCCGCCGCCCCGGACGGGGAGTGGAAGATCGTCCACTTCTTCGGCTACGACAACAGCTTTTACCACTCGGTGCTCTACCCGGTCCTGTACGGCCTGGCCCACCCGGACTGGACACCCGACATCGACTATCACGTCAACGAGTTCTACCTGTTGGAGGGCGAGAAGTTCTCCACCAGCCGGCGGCACGCCATCTGGGGCAAGGAGATCCTCGGCGAGGACACCGTCGACGCCGTGCGCTACTTCCTCGGCCGCACACGCCCGGAGGGTGAGCGCACCGACTTCCGTCGTGCGGAGTTCACCGCGGCGCTGGAGGACACGCTCATCGGCACATGGCAACGGTGGCTGAACGACCTCGGCACACGGATCGCCGATCACCACGGCGGAGTGGCGCCGGACGCGGGGATCTGGAAACCGGAGCACTGGGCCTTCCTGGCCCGACTCGGCACAGATCTGGAGACGGTGACCGGCGCGCTGCGAGCGGACGGCTTCAGTCTGCGCGACGCCGCCGCCGCGTTGGAGCGGCTGGTCGAGGACGCGGTGCGCTTCTCCCGGCGGGAGTCACCCACCACGACGAACCCCGACCGAAGGGACGAGGCGCGCACGGCGGTGGCGCTGGAACTGGCCGCGGCACGGCTGCTCGCCGACGTCGCGACGCCACTGATGCCCCGGTTCGCCGGCCGCCTGGCGGCCACCCTGGACGTACCGGAACCGACCGCGTGGCCGCGCACGGTGGAGCTCGTCCCACCCGGCAGCGCGATCACCCTGGCCGACGCGGTGTTCTTCACTCCCGTCCCCGCGCCCCGGGACACCCGGCGTCCGGACGCCGCCGGGAAGCACGGGGCCGAGGGGAAGGAGCGAACCCAAGCGACCCCGACCGGGCGATCCGGTTCGGACCCGGTGGCGGGGGTGACGCGATGA
- a CDS encoding SidA/IucD/PvdA family monooxygenase, with amino-acid sequence MVQEPTRSGAGHYRCLGVGVGPANLSLASLLHDRPDVTSLFLDRKESFSWHDGQQLPGNTLQVSLFKDLVTLADPRNPFSFLSYLHDEGRLYHFLNARFDAVPRAEFRNYLAWACRSNRNVVFGETVHEVSFDEVFTVRTDRRTVTADNVVVGVGSRPWVPDYADIGPTQFHVSDHRETGRDLGGRRVVVIGGGQSGAEVFLDLISRQGDALPRRVSWVSRRGNYFPIDDSPFTNDYYMPSYSDYFFGLAREARHGFNQRNLLSSDGISESTLRDIYQRVYLHRFVDRNVDLVGLYPNREVTEVAGGVYGGWQVASRHNDRPESTEVFEADAVIWATGFRPTRMDFLSPIAHRLEREGEELRIDEDYAVHWDGPEDRRVFVQNASRGQRGLADPNLSLNAWRSRRIADRLGRVASDEPLPSFVEWSSKPRAGRTS; translated from the coding sequence ATGGTGCAAGAGCCAACACGTTCCGGAGCGGGGCACTACCGCTGCCTGGGAGTCGGTGTGGGACCGGCGAACCTGAGCCTGGCGTCGTTGCTGCACGACCGTCCCGACGTCACGAGCCTGTTCCTGGATCGCAAGGAGTCCTTCAGCTGGCACGACGGGCAGCAACTGCCCGGGAACACCCTCCAGGTCTCGCTGTTCAAGGACCTGGTGACCCTGGCCGATCCGCGCAACCCCTTCTCGTTCCTGTCCTACCTCCACGACGAGGGCCGGCTGTACCACTTCCTCAACGCGCGGTTCGACGCCGTCCCCCGGGCGGAGTTCCGCAACTATCTCGCGTGGGCGTGTCGTTCCAACCGGAACGTCGTGTTCGGCGAGACCGTCCACGAGGTTTCCTTCGACGAGGTGTTCACGGTCCGCACCGACCGGCGAACGGTGACCGCGGACAACGTGGTGGTGGGCGTCGGCAGCCGCCCGTGGGTGCCGGACTACGCCGATATCGGTCCGACGCAGTTCCATGTGAGCGACCATCGGGAGACGGGTCGCGACCTGGGCGGCCGACGGGTCGTGGTGATCGGCGGCGGGCAGTCCGGGGCGGAGGTCTTCCTGGACCTGATATCCCGCCAGGGCGATGCCCTGCCGCGGCGGGTGTCGTGGGTGTCGCGGCGCGGTAACTACTTCCCGATCGACGACTCGCCGTTCACCAACGACTACTACATGCCGTCGTACTCGGACTACTTCTTCGGTCTCGCCCGGGAGGCGCGGCACGGCTTCAACCAGCGGAACCTCCTGTCCAGCGACGGCATCTCGGAGAGCACGCTCAGGGACATCTACCAGCGGGTCTACCTGCACCGGTTCGTCGACCGGAACGTCGACCTGGTGGGGCTCTACCCCAACCGCGAGGTGACCGAGGTCGCGGGCGGGGTGTACGGGGGCTGGCAGGTGGCGTCCCGTCACAACGACCGGCCCGAGTCCACCGAGGTGTTCGAGGCGGACGCGGTGATCTGGGCGACGGGTTTCCGGCCGACCCGGATGGACTTCCTGTCTCCGATCGCCCACAGACTGGAGCGTGAGGGGGAGGAGTTGCGCATCGACGAGGACTACGCGGTGCACTGGGACGGTCCGGAGGACCGGCGGGTGTTCGTTCAGAACGCCAGCCGGGGACAGCGGGGCCTCGCCGATCCCAACCTGAGCCTGAATGCCTGGCGCAGCCGACGGATCGCGGACCGGCTTGGTAGGGTGGCGAGCGACGAGCCGCTGCCGTCGTTCGTGGAGTGGTCGAGCAAACCGCGCGCGGGGAGGACCTCGTGA
- a CDS encoding saccharopine dehydrogenase C-terminal domain-containing protein, with the protein MRAEPRSAGGTVHWVGTGLSTGGTGLRAVCDRAARVVVWDRAVARGRRRLAALGLEDRAEVRALDEGVPESAVAPGDVVVSMLPATEHPALLRLALARRAHFACTSYASAELVEEAARAKEEGLVVLTEAGLDPGVDHLMAHRLVEEARAAVGDGPGLTATFTSYCGGLPAVPNDFRYRFSWAPYGVLAALGTPARYIEDGVSRTAARPWEAVRPLVLDGERFEVYPNRDSLPFVAQYGFPAGWRVSSFVRGTLRNEGWRAAWREVFATVRTGDEERIRALAAELAGRHPTTEGDRDRVVLTVALTLRDVGGAVVSEGSGLLDVTGDASESAMARCVSLPLAYGVRRVLDGALPSGLHRAAPDAVEAARWLDFLDGHGLRVTSPEPNRPA; encoded by the coding sequence ATGCGTGCTGAACCGAGGAGCGCCGGCGGTACCGTGCACTGGGTGGGCACCGGCCTCTCCACGGGCGGGACCGGGCTCCGGGCCGTCTGCGACCGCGCCGCGCGGGTGGTCGTGTGGGACCGCGCCGTGGCACGCGGACGCCGGCGGCTGGCGGCCCTCGGGCTGGAGGACCGGGCCGAGGTCCGCGCGCTGGACGAGGGGGTGCCGGAGTCCGCGGTGGCCCCCGGGGACGTGGTCGTTTCCATGCTGCCGGCCACCGAACATCCCGCGCTGCTGCGACTGGCGCTCGCCCGCCGCGCGCACTTCGCCTGCACGAGCTACGCCTCGGCGGAGCTGGTCGAGGAGGCCGCGCGCGCGAAGGAAGAGGGACTCGTGGTCCTCACGGAGGCCGGACTGGATCCCGGAGTCGACCACCTGATGGCCCACCGGCTGGTGGAGGAGGCGCGCGCCGCCGTCGGGGACGGGCCCGGGCTCACCGCGACGTTCACGTCGTACTGCGGGGGGCTGCCGGCGGTCCCGAACGACTTCCGCTACCGCTTCAGCTGGGCGCCCTACGGAGTCCTCGCCGCGCTCGGCACGCCGGCCCGCTACATCGAGGACGGCGTGTCCCGCACGGCCGCGCGTCCTTGGGAGGCGGTGCGTCCGCTGGTGCTCGACGGGGAACGCTTCGAGGTCTATCCCAACCGGGACAGTCTCCCGTTCGTCGCGCAGTACGGGTTTCCCGCGGGCTGGCGGGTTTCCTCCTTCGTCCGCGGCACGCTGCGCAACGAGGGCTGGAGGGCCGCCTGGCGGGAGGTCTTCGCGACGGTGCGCACCGGCGACGAGGAGCGGATCAGAGCGCTGGCGGCCGAGCTCGCCGGCCGCCATCCGACCACCGAGGGCGACCGTGACCGGGTGGTGCTGACGGTCGCGTTGACCCTGCGGGACGTGGGTGGGGCGGTGGTGAGCGAGGGTTCGGGGCTCTTGGACGTCACGGGAGACGCGTCGGAGAGCGCGATGGCCCGCTGTGTGTCGCTGCCGCTGGCGTACGGGGTGCGGCGCGTCCTGGACGGCGCGCTGCCGTCCGGGCTGCACCGCGCCGCACCGGACGCCGTCGAGGCCGCCCGCTGGCTGGACTTCCTCGACGGGCACGGCCTCCGCGTCACGTCCCCCGAACCGAATCGACCGGCTTGA
- a CDS encoding saccharopine dehydrogenase: protein MTERPHLWMRHETRATERRAPLVPEDAARLVRDGVAVTVEESPRRAFPLDAYERVGCATAPAGAWARSPADTYVLGLKELPESPHALRHRHIFFGHAYKGQEGAAALLGRFVAGGGALLDLEYLTDPSGRRLAAFGYWAGYLGAALAVLRRRGALDVPLVPLDRARWDAALAATEPEGERALVVGALGRSGRGACDALETAGITPTRWDVEETRDLDRAALLGHDVLVNTVLVTRPVDPLLRPADLDAPDRRLSLVSDVTCDVGSECNVLPVYDTVTDWARPVRRLREGERPLDLIAVDNLPSLVPDEASRAFSADLAPPLSRLGGGDGAWVRCLRAFVRAARSTTTPRRTPRKDTHAC from the coding sequence GTGACCGAGCGCCCCCACCTCTGGATGCGTCACGAGACCAGGGCCACCGAGCGTCGGGCACCGCTGGTACCCGAGGACGCCGCCCGCCTGGTCCGCGACGGAGTGGCGGTCACCGTCGAGGAATCCCCGCGACGGGCCTTCCCCCTCGACGCCTACGAACGCGTCGGCTGCGCCACCGCGCCGGCGGGCGCCTGGGCCCGCTCCCCCGCCGACACCTACGTCCTGGGCCTGAAGGAACTGCCCGAGTCGCCGCACGCGCTGCGACACCGCCACATCTTCTTCGGCCACGCCTACAAGGGGCAGGAGGGTGCCGCCGCACTGCTCGGCAGGTTCGTCGCGGGCGGCGGCGCCCTGCTGGATCTGGAGTACCTGACGGACCCGTCGGGTCGTCGACTCGCCGCCTTCGGCTACTGGGCCGGATACCTGGGCGCCGCTCTCGCCGTGCTGCGCCGGCGCGGGGCACTGGACGTCCCGCTCGTGCCGCTGGACCGCGCCCGGTGGGACGCGGCTCTCGCGGCCACCGAGCCGGAAGGCGAACGCGCCCTCGTCGTCGGGGCCCTGGGCCGCAGCGGACGCGGGGCCTGCGACGCGCTGGAGACAGCGGGGATCACCCCGACGCGCTGGGACGTCGAGGAGACCCGCGACCTGGACCGCGCCGCGCTGCTCGGCCACGACGTCCTCGTCAACACCGTGCTCGTCACCCGACCCGTCGACCCGCTCCTGCGCCCCGCCGACCTGGACGCGCCGGACCGTCGGCTCTCCCTGGTCTCGGACGTGACGTGCGACGTCGGCTCGGAGTGCAACGTGCTCCCCGTCTACGACACCGTCACCGACTGGGCGCGACCGGTGCGCCGACTGCGCGAGGGCGAGCGCCCCCTGGACCTGATCGCCGTGGACAACCTGCCCTCGCTGGTGCCCGACGAGGCATCCCGGGCGTTCTCGGCGGACCTGGCCCCGCCGCTGTCGCGGCTGGGTGGGGGCGACGGCGCCTGGGTCCGCTGCCTGCGGGCCTTCGTCCGGGCGGCCCGATCGACCACGACACCCCGACGGACCCCGCGGAAGGACACCCATGCGTGCTGA